Part of the bacterium genome is shown below.
TTCCTTTATCGTTTATCGTAAATATACGATAATATATCGTACAAGTTTCATTCTGTCAAGCAATTTTGTTTTTTTTAATTCTGCAAATGCCTGAATACCGTTGAAAAACAAAGTCTTAAATCGTAAGGAAAAAGAAAAAGCCATCTGAAAAACAGATGGCTTTTAACATGGAATATTAAAATCGCTCTATGAATGAACTTCGGTTTTTTGTTCTTCTTTTTCCGGAAAAGTCGTTTTCCAGATATAATCCCAAATAGGTGAACTGACGCCATAACCTTTGGTGGAGTCTTGGAAGTGATGTTTGATATGATGATTTTTGATCGCCAACCAAAATGGTGACCGCATCTGAAAATGATGAATCGCGTAGTGTGTCATGTCGTAAAATAAATATCCGGTCATAAATCCTGTCCACATTGGAACAGCGCGGTTATCGACTACTGCAACAAATAGCCAATAAAACAAAGCCGACAATGGTATGCTTATAGCCGGAGGCATTACCAGACGACGGCTATCCATCGGGTAATCGTGGTGTACTCCATGAAACATGAAATGCATACGCTCCATAAAAGCACCATGCGGTGTGAAATGAAAAACAAAACGATGGAGAGCGTATTCCGCAAACGTCCAAAACACCAGGCCGAAAACGAACCATTCGGCGATTTGCAGAATCGTAAATTGAAGCGTAACGGAGAGATATATCATATAAATAATTACCGGAACGAATACAATCAACGGAGTTGCAGGATGAACTCGGGAGAAGAATTCCAGAAAATCGCTCTCAAACATACGAATCGTTTCATCTTTATTTGAAACGAATTTTTTCGCCATATCGAAACCTTTCAAAACACAAACTTAACAATAAAATGCTATTTTCCCGCAATTATACGTAAATCAGCCATTCACAGCAAGAAAAATTTCATCCAAATCAAGCTAACAATTTTTCGGTCAGAAAGCCTAATGTTTTATCGAGAGCGATACGTTCTTGAGTCATTGTATCTCGATGACGGATTGTGACCGTCTGATTCTGTAAAGTTTCACTGTCGATGGTGATGCAATAGGGCGTTCCAATCTCATCCTGTCTGCGATACCGTTTACCGACCGTTGCGCTTTCATCATAAAAAACTCTGAATCGTTTTTTAAGTTCGTCATGTAATTTCGTCGCAATCTCCGGCATGCCGTCTTTACGCACGAGTGGAAGAACCGCAGCTTTGACCGGCGCCAGCTGAGGATGAAATTTCATTACCGTACGAACTTCGGTTTTTCCTTCGCCGGTTGGAGCTTCTTCCTCGGCATAGGCATTACACAAAAACGCCATTAGACCACGTGACGCACCGGCCGAAGTTTCTATTACGTATGGGATATACTTTTCTTTAGTGGTATCGTCAAAATATTCGAGATTTTTGCCGCTGAATTCCTGGTGCCGGCGCAAATCGTAATCCGTACGATTATGAATGCCTTCGATCTCCCCCCAACCGAAAGGAAATAAAAATTCAATATCAAACGCTGCCGACGCATAATGAGCGAGTTTTTCATGTTCATGAAAATTCAGTTTATCCGGCGACATGCCCAGATCGATGTACCATTGTTTTCTGGTTTCTTTCCAATGACTGAACCATTCCATATCGGTTCCGGGTTTAACAAAAAACTGCATTTCCATTTGTTCGAATTCCCGTGTGCGGAATAAGAAGTTCTTCGTATTGATTTCATTGCGAAATGCTTTGCCGATTTGTGCGATCCCGAACGGAACTTTCTGGCGGGTTGAATCTTTGACATTGTAGAAATTGACGTAAATACCTTGTGCCGTTTCAGGACGCAAATAGACGACAGCGCTGGAGTCTTCCAGAGGTCCGATGTAGGTTTTAAACATTAAGTTGAATTGGCGCGCCTCGGTAAATTTTCCCTCTGCCGCACATTTGCCGGCTTTGCGGCCCTGGTAAGCTTTATTGCCACACATGGATTCTTCGATCTGATCGGCGCGGAATCGCGCTTTGCATTCTTTGCAGTCAATCATCGGATCGGTAAAATTTTCCACATGCCCGCTGGCTTCCCATACGCGCGGATGCATCAGAATTGCGGCATCCAGTCCTTCAACATCATCACGGTATGTCATCGATTTCCACCAGGCTTCTTTCAAATTTTTAAGCAATTCGACGCCGAGCGGACCATAGTCCCAGCATCCGTTGAGACCGCCGTAAATTTCACTGGACTGAAAAATAAATCCACGCCGTTTGCACAAGGAAACAATTTTATCCATCAATTCCGTACCGGAAGGTTGCTGAGCCATAATTCTCCATAATTTTAATTCAACAATGACGAAATGATATTGATATTTAGCTATAAAATCAATCCTATTTCATCTTTGCAACTCGATGGAAATTGTAATACATTCGCGTGGTTATTGCTCTAAATGTATTCAAAAAAGTATGAAATCATTGAAGATCATTTTCATGGGAACGGCTGATTTTGCCGTTCCATGTTTGCAAAAATTGTATGAAAGTCATCATCAAGTTCTGGCCGTTGTTACAGCTCCGGATTTACCGCGCGGACGCGGACAAAAGGTATCGTTTACTCCGATTAAAGAATTTGCAGTAGCCCATCATCTTCCGGTCATTCAGCCTGGCGCAGAAAAAGGCGCTTTACGCGATCCGGCATTTATCGCTGAACTTAAAAAATATAACTCCGATCTATTTGTTGTCGTTGCGTTTCGCATTTTACCTCCTGAAGTGTTTCAACTTCCTCCTCACGGCAGCATTAATCTCCATGCCTCGCTGTTACCTAAATTTCGAGGTGCGGCGCCAGTCAACTGGGCCATTATTCGTGGCGAAAAAGAAACCGGCGTGACAACTTTTTTCATTCAGCAAAAAGTTGATACCGGTAACCTGATTCTGCAACGTTCGCTGGCAATCGGAGAACTGGAAACTGCGGGCGAGTTGCATGACCGTCTTGCCGCACTCGGCGCTGAAACTTTATTGGAGACGGTGAGTCTTGTGGCGGAAGACCGCGTGGAACTTATAACTCAAGACGAAAGTCTGGCAACTTCGGCTCCTAAAATATTCAAAGATGATTGCCGAATTGACTGGAGCCAACCGGCACGTACTATTCAAAATTTTATACGGGGTTTATCGCCTTATCCATGCGCTTTCACTGTTTTTAACGGTGAGTCGTACAAAATTTTTCAGACTGAATTGCAGGAAGTTACTCCCGAGAAGTGTACTCCCGGAACGATTACTGAAGTTCATTCCAATAAAGGTATTGCCGTCATGTGTGGCGACCAAAAAGTTTTGTGGTTAAAAGAAATTCAGCCGCCGTCGAAGAAGAGAATGACCGTCACAGATTTTTTGCGCGGGCATACAATCGAAAAATTTCAAATATTTAAATGAGAGGTTATGAAAAGCAAAAACATTTCCGATCAGGCTGTGCATGCCGGTGAAAAACTGGATCCGGCTACGCATTCGCTAACATTGCCGATATATCAAACGTCGGTATTTGGCTTCGAATCAGTCGATGCGATGGTTGCTGCGTTTGAAGGAAAAACGAATGAATATATTTATTCCCGTATTGCCAATCCGACTGTCGCCGCCGTTGAGAAAAAATTAGCTGCCCTGGAAGGTAGTGACAACGCTGTCTTGTTTTCGAGCGGATTGGCCGCATCGTTTGCGCTATTTTCATCCATGCTTCAATCCGGCGATCACATGATCGCATCCAGCGATTTGTACGGCGGTACCATGACGCAGCTGAAAGAATTTGTTTCGAAAATGGGAATTCAAATTACATTTGTAAATTTAATGGACTCGCCGGAATTGAATCTTAAACAATCAATAAAGCCTCATACACGTTTAATTTTTTTTGAAACGCCGACGAACCCAACATTAAGAGTTGTTGATATTGAATCCGTCGTTAAATTTGCCCAACAGCATAATCTACAAACGATGATGGATAATACGTTTGCGTCGCCGGTTAATCAGCAGCCATTGAAAATGGGAGTTGATATAGTTTACCACAGCGCAACCAAATTCCTGGGCGGACATGATGATGTGACTGCCGGCGTGGCCATGGTACCTGCACGCCTTTGGAAAACCGTCCAAAGGCATCGAACGTATATGGGCGCCACATTGGATCCGAATACGGCATGGCTTTTGGGGCGAGGAGTCAAGACTCTCGACGTCCGCATGCAACGACACAATCAGAATGCGTTATCTTTAGCTAAATTTTTGTCACAACATCCGAAAGTAAAACGCGTTTTTTATCCCGGATTGGAGTCATCGCCGTTTCATACTGTTGCTAAAAAACAAATGAGCGGATTTGGCGGAATGCTCTCATTTGAAATTGATGCTGATCGGGCGACGCTTAACCGGTTTTTAAAAAATTTAAAAATGGTAAAAATGGTTCCTTCATTAGGCGGAGTCGAGACGACTATTTTATTGCCGGCGTTCTCATCACATTTTTTTATGACGGCTGACGAGCGAAAGGCTATTGATGTTTCGGATGGTCTGGTGAGAGTTAACACAGGGATTGAAGACAGCGAAACGATAAAAGAAGATTTCGATCAGGCTTTAAATGGGTTGGCAACGAATTAAAAAATTATCTGACAATTTATTCAAATGGCGAAGGATTTACCGTCCGTCTTTGAGAACCGGCTGTATCGGACCTTCGACATTGCCTTCGATAAATTGACGCACGACATTATCGTTAGTGTTTTTTAATTCATCGGGCGTGCCGTTGAACCGAACGACGCCATAGTGTAGCATCGCAACGCGGTCGGAAATTTTGTAAACGCTTTTCATATCGTGCGTGACGACAATGGAAGTAATGTTCAAGTCATTATTCAGCCTTTGTATCAAGTCGTCAATAATGGCCGACATGATTGGATCCAATCCCGTAGTGGGCTCGTCATATAAAACATATTGCGGATCCATCGCCAATGCACGCGCAAGGCTGACGCGTTTTTTCATACCGCCGGATAATTCAGACGGGCGATATTTTTCGATACCCGGTAATCCAACCATTTCTAATAATTTCGAAACTTTATTGGAAATTTCTGCATCGGACAGCTTGGTATGTTCGCGCAAGCCAAGTCCGATATTTTCTTCCACGCTCATCGAGTCAAAGAGCGCGCCATTTTGGAAAACCAATCCCATCTTTTTTCGTACATCAAAAAGTTCCTGAGTGGTCATGTCGCTCAACGCCTCACCTTCGATCAGGACTTTCCCTTCATCAGGATGCAGCAAACCGACGATATGTTTGAGCAGCACACTTTTACCGCATCCGCTTCGACCGACGATGGTTGTGATTTTTCCGGTCTCGATTTCAAGATTCACGCCGGAGAGGATGCGCTTGTCCTGAAAGTATTTGTATAAATTAACAATCTGAATCATAACAATATCACCGATGCAACAATGTAATCATTAACAAGAATGGCGGCTGACGATAAAACGAATGCCCGAATGGTAGCCATACCGACGCCTTCTGCTCCGCCTTCCGTCGCAAAGCCGACATAACATCCGATTAAAGCCGTCGAACCGCCGAACATCAATGCTTTAAGCAGGCCGGACATCACATCCCGAAGCACCATGAATTTCTCAACACTGGCGAAAAAAGCCTGAGGCGATACATCCATCGTCGTGTAGCCGATAAACAACGAACCGCTCATGGCGATGAGATCGGCAAAAATAATCAGAATCGGCATCATAACGATCCCGGCAATAATTCGTGGCGTGGCAAGATAACGGATCGGATCAATGGCCATAGTTTCGAGAGCGTCAATTTGTTCAGTAACCTTCATCGTACCAATTTCAGCGGCAATCGAAGCGCCGAAACGACCGGCTAGTACAAGCCCGGTAAGCACTGGGGCTAGTTCGATTACGATAGCCCGGCTGGTGGATGAACCCAAAAACATACTGGGCGATCCGAAATCTTCCAATTGATAACCGGCCTGGACGGCGGCTACCATCCCTGCAAACGACGCCGTTACGAGCACCAGCGGAATTGAATTCACGCCGACAATGCTCATCTGTTCGATAATGAGATGACGATCCCTCATGACATAGCGAAGATTTTTTACCGAATGAAACAACAGCATGGTTGATTCACCAAGTCCGGCAAAAAATTGGAGTACCTTGCGGCCGAATTTATCAAGGAGCAGAAACTCGGAAAGCGCAATAACAATTTGTTTAAACAGAGCCATGAATTAGTTTACTCCGGTCTCATCGTCGGAAAAAATAATACGTCGCGAATGGATTCTTGGTTGGTCATGATCATGACAAGACGGTCGATGCCTATACCTTCGCCGGCTGTCGGGGGCATACCATATTCAATGGCGCGGAGAAAATCTTCATCCAGCATCTGTGCCTCTTCATCGCCCCGTGCACGTAAACCCATTTGTGCCTCAAACCGTTGCCGCTGATCGACCGGATCGTTGAGTTCACTGAATGCATTGGCTACTTCGCTTCCGAGAATAAAAAGTTCGAATCGCTCTACGACGCCTTTTTTTGAACGGTGTTTTTTGGCCAAGGGTGAAATTTCAATCGGCTGTTCGGTAATAAATACCGGTTGAATCAAATGACTTTGAACTTTTTCGCTGAAAAGCTCGTCGATCAACTTACCGCGATCCCAGGCGGGTTCCGTATGGATATGTAATTTTTTGCATTCATCCCGTAATTGTTCTTCGCTCATTTCAGAAACATCGATGTTGGCGTATTGTTTGATCGCATCAAACATCGACAGCCGGGCATACGGCGGTTTGAAATTTACCCGATGACCCATCGTGTCAATTTCCAGACTTCCGTTCACGGTTTGACAGACGAAACCTAGCATTTCTTCAGTCAAGGTCATCAAGTCATGGAAATCCGAATAAGCTTCGTAAAACTCCAGCATGGTGAATTCAGGATTGTGAAAACGATCCATACCTTCATTACGGAAAATTTTTGAAATTTCGTATACTTTATCGAATCCACCGACGATCAGGCGTTTCAGATACAATTCCAGTGCAATCCGCATATACAATTTCATATCCAACGTATTATGATGCGTGACAAAAGGCCGTGCCGATGCTCCGCCATATAAAGGCTGCAAAATCGGCGTTTCGACTTCCAGATATCCGCGTTGATCGAGGAACTGACGGATCGCGGAAATGATTTTACTTCGTTTGGCAAACGTTTCGCGCACTTCCGGGTGCATGATCAGATCCGCATAACGCTGGCGGTATCGAAATTCTTTATCGTCGACGTCGCTGAATCGCTGCACACTTCCGTCGTCCAGGACTTTTTCTTTTCCAACCGGAATATACCGGAGGCTTTTGGACAACAACGTTATATTTTCTGCTTTGATCGTAATTTCGCCGGTATGCGTTTTGAATAATACGCCCTTCACTCCGATCACGTCGCCAAGATCGAACTGCTTGCTAAACGCTTCATACATCATATCGCCAAGGATATCTTTGCGCGCATAAATTTGAATTTTTCCGTGCATGTCCTGAATGTGTGCAAAAGCCGTTTTACCTTTGCTGCGTTGAGACATAATGCGTCCGGCCACTTGAACGCGCGGTGCATTGGGATCGTTAAGTTGTGAATCATCGTTGACGCCGAGCGAATCAAACTTTTCCAGCAAATCGCTGGAGAAATATTGACGTTCAAATTTATACGGATAAGGCTCAATGCCCATCTCCCGGAGTTTCTGCAATTTTTCTCTGCGAATGCGTAATAATTCTTCTTCCAAAGCCGATTTCCTGTTAAATGAATAATGTTATAAGTTATGGAGTCTGGTTAAAATATTTTTTGAACTTGTCGTAATAGACCACGCGATAAGCCGGTGCATAATGCGTGCTGTAAAATTCCGAATGATGGATCATCGGATAATTCTGTGCGGCTATATTATAATTAAACTCGTCTAACTTTTCAGGGTCAAATCGTAAATAACCGCTGTGGACCAAGTATACATATTCACGCCATTCCGCTGCGAAATCCTTTTTGGTTTTTTTATTGTAAATCATCGTTTCGATCATGGCTTTGAAAAGTAAATCCGGATCCAGATGTTGTCGCATAAACGGCCGCAAATTGACACGAACCATCGAACTGTCCGTCGAAATAAATTCAATCAACGTTTCATCGGATTCGGCCGAGTTGCCTAGAGCTCCCATTTCCTGCAATAAATAATTTTTTGCGGCAACGGAATCGGCAATCAAATGTCCGACGCCGAGCGAACTTTGAAATAATAACTTATACGCATCCTGAATTTCAAAACCGGGATATTGTTTCTGATGTTTTTCAACAAGCTGAACCAATTTTTTTTGCATTGGCGTCAACGGCTGGCTGCAATCCGCCAAAACAATCGTCAATATTATCAAGATGCTGGTTTTTTTTAAAAATAACAATCGCTCTTATCTTTTTGTTTTCAGAAAAACAAATTTATGAATGTTTAATTTTCTTTAATTCTTGTTTCAGTAATGCGATCTCTTGCGTTAAAGTTTTATTTTTTTCACTTAACTCTGAGATCACAACGGAGAAATGGATCATCAGTACAGCGCCAAAACCAAGCGCAACCATAAACAGCAATGCGGGGGCATATCCGACACCCAGGAGAAAGGCAATCCGGTCAAGCAAATCCCTCCATATTGAAAGAACAATCATCACAATCCCCGCGGCAAACCAGATCAACGAATATTTTTCACGTAATTTCTTTCGCCGAATGAGTTCAAAAACCAGCAACATCATTCCGACGCTGACGGCTATAGCAACAATTTGTATCCTGAAAACCTCTACCGTTGTATTTTCCATATCATTGTTTCTTGAAGATATTAATGAAAATGGCCAGTAACACTTTGATCATATAATAAAGTGAACGAAACAGGGTGATCGACGAGCGTCCGCCTTCGCGTTCTTTCATGACAACCGGGATTTCCAGGATACGAAATTTTCTCAACCCTAAAATAATAACCGATTCCGGTTCCGGATAATCCGAAGGATATTCGTCAGCCAACAGTTGAATCGCTTTCGCCGAATAGGCTCGAAACCCCGATGTATTATCGGTAATTTTCTGACGAATGATCAGTGAATTAACGGCATAAAATATCCGGATTCCCAAGCGCCTAATAAAGGTTGATTGAAAGCCTTGATTGTCTATAAAGCGCGAGCCGATAACCATATCGGCATTTCCATTTAATACGGGCTCGATCAATGCCGGTAAAAATTGAGGATCATGCTGACCGTCACCGTCGACTTGAACAGCCATATCGTAATGATTTTCTGCCGCGTATTTGAAGCCTGTCTGTACCGTGGCGCCGATTCCGACATTAAACGGAAGATCCAAAACCATCGCGCCTGTTTTTTCAGCCACTTCTTTCGTACGGTCCTTCGATCCGTCGTTAATTACGGCAATGTCCATTGATACACCGGCGGGTAATTGTGGCCCAACATTTCTCACACGTTCGATCACGCGATCGATATTTTTTTCTTCGTTAAAAGCCGGAATAATGATCAGTAGCCTTGCCAAAGTTTTCCTATTATGAATTGCAGAATTTTCGCCAGGTCTGCCAGCCCAGTAGTACGGTGACGATGATACCGATGACGGTTGCAATAATAATCCATGAGAGTTTGACGCCGCCGTAATAAGCGTACATGAACCAATAATCTATAAGATACGGCAATTTCGCCTGATCATTTTCCGACAAAGGAATTCGCCTCTGGTCTGAAGTAACCGATAACGGTCCGATTTCACCATCGGCGTGTTTTTGTATAGAATTAAAAAAGAGTCGCCAATGCCCAACAACAGGGCTATAACCGGGGACGAAATGGCTTTTATACATAAATTCGGGATCGGAGAAATTTTTTGTAAAAGGATATTCGCCGATCCAACGAAGATAACTACCTAAGTAAACGCTCGTTCCGCCTCCCTGGATTCCAATGCCTAGAAAAAATAATCCGACAGCGGCTAATTTAGAAAAATTCCTCTTTTGTTCCAACGAATTTTGAAGCCCTTTTCCGGCCACAAGGATACAGAAAGGCAGAACCGGTATCAAATAACGTGGCCCCCAGCTTCCATCGCCAGCCCAGGAAAAGAACTTGGCGTGAAAAATCAGCATGAGCAAAAACATACCGGCGAATAGACCCGTTTCCATTCGATGTTCGTTTGCGAAACGTCGGAATGAATAAAACGCCAATAGGGTAACCGGTGCATACAGGAAAAAACTTTTACCGGAACTGAACAGCAATCCATAAATGCCGACAAAAAGCGGGTTGGTGAATGGTTGGCCTTTTTCTGTATATCCGGATGAGAGCATACTGCCGAATTGTGCGAAATTATATAAGGCCATCCCGCCAAATGCCAACAACAACCACGCGTACATAACGATATACAGCCTTGAATTCTTTTGACTCCAAATTATGTTTGCTAAATTCTTCAGCCAATTCAATGACCATAGCAAATACGGACCGTTAACTACATATGAAAAATAAATGGCAATCAGCGGTAATAAGATTATAAAAACAAGTTTGGTGTGGATGAGGAGCGTGAAACAAACTCCTGCAGCGTGCAATGACAATGTTTTTCGAGTTAATTCAAATTGCCGCAAGAAAAAGAAAACACCGAGTAAGGATAAAGTTAAAAGCGGTTCACGCATGGCAGATTTTGCATACGGAAAAATATTGGTCGAAAAAATTAACGCTGCCGTTAAAAAAAATGACAACCGGTTGGAGTAGTTGAAACTGCGGGCAAACAAAAAAAACATTACGGCCAGCAAGGCTGTGAGGAATTGATTGGTCAGGCTGAGAGCGCCTTTGAGAATAAAAATATGGTAAGCTTCCGGAACCGGAAAAATCGTAAGAGCCAATTTTCCTATTACATAAAACGGCATGGCAACCAGGGTAAAGCCGATTCCCCCGCCTAGATAATACTGACCGTCTTTTCCGTAGACGCCGTTATTGATGATACCTTCAGGAATAGCCAGAGTTCCACGGTCTGTGAGACTTTGTACTTCAAGAAAAAAACCGTTCTCGTCGCTTGAAGCCACGCGGCCACCGGCAGCGAGCAAACAGACTGAAAGAAAAAAGCAAAAAAGAAGAAATAAACCACGTTTATCCATAATGAATTTTTATTTCAAGTAAGTTAATAGAGTTTTTACAATCATTTCGGCAGCATGACCGTCACCGAAATATTGATTTCCAAAAAACGGTTCCCGTTGAATATTGGCTTTATTGGTTATGGTATCAGGATCGGATCCGGCTAAAACATTGCAATCATAATCTAACGTTTCAATCCATTCCGTTTCTTCTCTGAGCGTAATACATGGAATATTAAAAAAATAGGCTTCTTTTTGGATACCGCCTGAATCTGTCAAAATCTGCATCGCATTTTTTTCAAGTACCAGCATTTCCAAATACGACACCGGATCGGTCATTTGTATATTGACCGGTACGTGTAATTGGTGTTCATGAATTTTCTTAATCAATCGCGGGTGAGCGGGTAAAACAATGGGATGTTTGATTCCGGAAAGTCCGTTAAAAATATTTTTGAGTTTGGAGCCGTCGTCCGTATTTTCAGCGCGGTGAATCGTTGCCAGTAAATATTTTTTCGGAGCGATATTGAGCCGAGCCATGATTTCTGTTTTTCTTTCCGCCATTCGGCCGTGCAATAAGACGGCGTCGTACATGACATCGCCGGTAAAATGAACATTTTCCGATATGCCTTCTTTTGACAACCAATCAATTGATTGACGAGTGGGACAAAACAGAACAGAACTGAGACGATCGGTGATGATTCGGTTGATTTCTTCAGGCATCCGTCGATTGTAGCTTCGTAAACCGGCTTCAACATGTGCTAGCGGTATCTGAAGTTTGGAAGCCGTCAATGCACCTGCCAGAGTCGAATTGGTGTCACCGTAAACGATAACCATATCAGGTTTTTCTTGGATCAATACTTTTTCAAGTTTTGTTATAATGGCCGCCGTTTGTTCAGCATGACTTCCTGAACCAACATTTAAATGATGATCTGGAACCGGCAATTCCAATTCTTGAAAAAAAATATCGGACATGGCAACATCATAATGCTGACCCGTATGGACAATAATTTCTTTTATCATGTCCGATGTGTATTGGCGAATAGCCGCGGATACGGGAGCTAATTTGACGAATTGAGGCCTTGCGCCAACAATCGTAACGATTTTTTTCATGCTAAGCGGTCTTGAATAAGTTTAGCAAAAGCTTCTGATTTTTTTTTCCAACTGTTTTCGCGGGCAATCGTTCGCAGGCTGTCCGTATTGATGTTTGAATTCAAAGCCTCGGTTGTTTTAGCAATAAATTCGTCACGTGTTGTTGCTACAAAAATGTGAGAACTCAAACTGATGATTTCATCGGAATAATCCATAACGACAATCGGTTTTCCACAAGCCAGGTATTCATAAAGTTTGTTGGGATTCAAACCTGACGTCAAATCGTTTTTTAAAAAAGGAATGATGCATACATCGGCTGAATGAACATATCGTGGGAGTTCCGTGTATTTTTTTTCGCCCAGCCAATGAACGTTTGCCGGCAGTTTATCGTTAAGTTTGGTTCGAACGGATTGTGATAAAATTGGTCCTACCAAAACCAAAGAAGCGTTGGGTAATACGGATGACAAAAGAAGCAAAAGATCGATATCAAACCAATTTGAAATTGCGCCGCTATAAAGTATGATAGGATGAGACATGGCGGCCATCTCCTGTGGAGGATTTTCTGTTTTAGTTTGATCAAACAATTCGTAATCGACGCCATTTCCTATCAAAAAAACTTGTTTGGCGCTGTCTTTCGCTATAATATCGGCAATTCGTTTCGAAACGGTCACAACAATATCCGCTATCGCAAGAGTCTTTTTATAATAAGCCGGGGCCATGGATAAAGTATCCGAAAAGCCTAGAGGATAATCATTGCAATCGTAAACAGTTAGACGTTTCTTCATCCGCTGGATAATATAGGCATAAAAAATATTGGAAGTGCATATCACTCGATCGACGCCGTTAAATCCGGTAACCCGGCATAAAAAATTTACCCACAACATTGCTGCTAGTGTCATCAGAAAGCGTATGATCACGAAGCCCTGAAACCGATTAACTAAAGCATAAGGAGTGGCTTTAAAAAACGGGACGGTAGCGTACGTGACCCTTCCATCACGTTTTGGAAGAAAACCATTTTTTTTGCCAACGGCAAAACTTTCAATAAACAAAACTTCCCAATCGTCAGGAAATTGCCGGATGATCTGCTGCTTTCGAGTTGTCAAATACGTCCACTTGATCTCGGAAAACCAAACAATTTTCATAGGCGACCGTCAATGAATTTCCGTAGCCACATTTCCAGATGAAAACATCCCCAGAAATTGATATAACCTTTTTCGGGTCCGGATTGCGGCAAGGCTTTAAATTTTTTCCGGATAATGGCATAATCGAAATAACCGCGTTGTTCGAAACTTTTAGAATAAAACACTTCCATCATTTTATCACGGAGCGGGCCTTCTTTAAACCAGTTTTTTTCGGCCGTTGCAAAACCGATTTTATCCCGCCGCTGTAAGATCATGTCCGGAACAATACCTTGCATTGCGTTGCGCAGAACATATTTTCGCGCACCGCCGGTATGAATTTTCTGGTGATCGGGTAAAGAGAATACGAATTGAACCAATCGGTAATCTAAAAAAGGAACCCGGGCTTCGATGGAAAACGCCATGGAATTTTTATCTTCAAACATTAAAAGCGATCGTAAGATCAAACGAAAATCGTGATACGAATTGTGTCGAAGGCTCGAGCTTGTGGTGGATACGATGCCATGCGTTCCTTTCATAGTAGAAACGAATTCACGGTGGATTCCGTTTTCAAGATTTAACAGGAGATAATTCCGGAGGAAGCTGGCTTGTTTGGATGGCAAGGCTCCG
Proteins encoded:
- a CDS encoding ABC transporter ATP-binding protein, coding for MIQIVNLYKYFQDKRILSGVNLEIETGKITTIVGRSGCGKSVLLKHIVGLLHPDEGKVLIEGEALSDMTTQELFDVRKKMGLVFQNGALFDSMSVEENIGLGLREHTKLSDAEISNKVSKLLEMVGLPGIEKYRPSELSGGMKKRVSLARALAMDPQYVLYDEPTTGLDPIMSAIIDDLIQRLNNDLNITSIVVTHDMKSVYKISDRVAMLHYGVVRFNGTPDELKNTNDNVVRQFIEGNVEGPIQPVLKDGR
- a CDS encoding sterol desaturase family protein, which encodes MAKKFVSNKDETIRMFESDFLEFFSRVHPATPLIVFVPVIIYMIYLSVTLQFTILQIAEWFVFGLVFWTFAEYALHRFVFHFTPHGAFMERMHFMFHGVHHDYPMDSRRLVMPPAISIPLSALFYWLFVAVVDNRAVPMWTGFMTGYLFYDMTHYAIHHFQMRSPFWLAIKNHHIKHHFQDSTKGYGVSSPIWDYIWKTTFPEKEEQKTEVHS
- a CDS encoding PLP-dependent aspartate aminotransferase family protein, giving the protein MKSKNISDQAVHAGEKLDPATHSLTLPIYQTSVFGFESVDAMVAAFEGKTNEYIYSRIANPTVAAVEKKLAALEGSDNAVLFSSGLAASFALFSSMLQSGDHMIASSDLYGGTMTQLKEFVSKMGIQITFVNLMDSPELNLKQSIKPHTRLIFFETPTNPTLRVVDIESVVKFAQQHNLQTMMDNTFASPVNQQPLKMGVDIVYHSATKFLGGHDDVTAGVAMVPARLWKTVQRHRTYMGATLDPNTAWLLGRGVKTLDVRMQRHNQNALSLAKFLSQHPKVKRVFYPGLESSPFHTVAKKQMSGFGGMLSFEIDADRATLNRFLKNLKMVKMVPSLGGVETTILLPAFSSHFFMTADERKAIDVSDGLVRVNTGIEDSETIKEDFDQALNGLATN
- a CDS encoding ABC transporter permease, coding for MALFKQIVIALSEFLLLDKFGRKVLQFFAGLGESTMLLFHSVKNLRYVMRDRHLIIEQMSIVGVNSIPLVLVTASFAGMVAAVQAGYQLEDFGSPSMFLGSSTSRAIVIELAPVLTGLVLAGRFGASIAAEIGTMKVTEQIDALETMAIDPIRYLATPRIIAGIVMMPILIIFADLIAMSGSLFIGYTTMDVSPQAFFASVEKFMVLRDVMSGLLKALMFGGSTALIGCYVGFATEGGAEGVGMATIRAFVLSSAAILVNDYIVASVILL
- a CDS encoding glycine--tRNA ligase, with amino-acid sequence MAQQPSGTELMDKIVSLCKRRGFIFQSSEIYGGLNGCWDYGPLGVELLKNLKEAWWKSMTYRDDVEGLDAAILMHPRVWEASGHVENFTDPMIDCKECKARFRADQIEESMCGNKAYQGRKAGKCAAEGKFTEARQFNLMFKTYIGPLEDSSAVVYLRPETAQGIYVNFYNVKDSTRQKVPFGIAQIGKAFRNEINTKNFLFRTREFEQMEMQFFVKPGTDMEWFSHWKETRKQWYIDLGMSPDKLNFHEHEKLAHYASAAFDIEFLFPFGWGEIEGIHNRTDYDLRRHQEFSGKNLEYFDDTTKEKYIPYVIETSAGASRGLMAFLCNAYAEEEAPTGEGKTEVRTVMKFHPQLAPVKAAVLPLVRKDGMPEIATKLHDELKKRFRVFYDESATVGKRYRRQDEIGTPYCITIDSETLQNQTVTIRHRDTMTQERIALDKTLGFLTEKLLA
- the fmt gene encoding methionyl-tRNA formyltransferase; this translates as MKIIFMGTADFAVPCLQKLYESHHQVLAVVTAPDLPRGRGQKVSFTPIKEFAVAHHLPVIQPGAEKGALRDPAFIAELKKYNSDLFVVVAFRILPPEVFQLPPHGSINLHASLLPKFRGAAPVNWAIIRGEKETGVTTFFIQQKVDTGNLILQRSLAIGELETAGELHDRLAALGAETLLETVSLVAEDRVELITQDESLATSAPKIFKDDCRIDWSQPARTIQNFIRGLSPYPCAFTVFNGESYKIFQTELQEVTPEKCTPGTITEVHSNKGIAVMCGDQKVLWLKEIQPPSKKRMTVTDFLRGHTIEKFQIFK